The Salvelinus sp. IW2-2015 linkage group LG32, ASM291031v2, whole genome shotgun sequence genome includes the window CAGGTCTGTAGGTTTCTAAAGCCTCACTGTGACCCAGGTTCTGTAGGTTTCTAAAGTCTCACTGTGACCCTGGTTTCTGTCAGGTTTCTAAAAGCCTCACTGTGACCCTGGTCTGTAGTTTTTAAAGCCTCACTGGACCCAGGTCTGTAGGTTTTTAAGCCTCACTGTGACCAGGTCTGTAGTTTTCTAAGCCTCACTGTGACCCTGGTCTGTAGGTTTCTAAAGCCTCACTGTGACCCTGGTCTGTAGGTTTCTAAACCTCACTGTGACCCTGGTCTGTAGTTTTCTAAAGCTCACTGGTGACCCAGGTCTGTAGGTTTCTAAAGCCTCACTGTGACCCAGGTCTGTAGGCTTCTAAAGCCTCACTGTGACCCAGGTTGTAGGTTTCTAAGCCTCACTGTGACCCAGGTCTGTAGGCTTCTAAAGCCTCACTGTGACCCAGGTCTGTAGGTTTTAAAAGCCTCACTGTGACCCAGGTCTGTAGGTTTCTAAAGCCTCACTGTGACCAGGTCTGTAGGTTTCTAAAGCCTCACTGTGACCCAGGTCTGTAGGTTTCTAAAGCTCACTGTGACCCAGGTCTGTGGTTTCTAAAGCCTCACTGTGACCCAGGTCTGTAGGTTTTTAAAGCCTCACTGTGACCCAGTCTGTAGGTTTTTAAAGCCTCACTGTGACCCAGGTCTGTAGGTTTTTAAAGCCTCACTGTGACCGAGGTCTGTAGGTTTCTAAAGCCTCACTGTGACCAGGTCTGTAGGTTCTAAACTTCAATTTGGCCCAGGTCTGTAGGTTTTAAAGCTCACTGTGACCCACGGTCTGTAGGTTTCTAAAGCCTCGCTGTGACCCAGGTCTGTAGGTTTTTAAAGCCTCGCTGTGACCCGGTCTGTAGGTTTTTTAAAGCCTCGCTGTGACCCAGGTCTGTAGGTTTTTAAAAGCCTCACTGTGACCGCAGGTCTGTAGGTTTTTAAAGCCTCACTGTGACCAGGTCTGTAGGTTTTTAAAAGCCTCACTGTGACAAAGGTCTGTAGGTATTTTAAAGCCTCACTGTGACCCAGGTTGTAGGTTTTTTAAGCCTCACTGTGACCCAGGTCTGTAGGTTTTCTAAAGCCTCACTGTGACCCAGGTCTGTAGGTTTCTAAAGCCTCACTGTGACCCAGGTCTGTAGGTTTTAAACCTTCAATTTGGCCCTGGTCTGTAGGTTTTTAAACCTTCAATTTGGCCCTGGTCTGTAGGTTTCTAAACCCTCACTGTGACCCAGGTCTGTAGGTTTTAAAGCCTCACTGTGACCCAGGTCTGTAGATTCTAAACCTTCAATTTGGCCCTGGTCTGTAGGTTTTTAAACCTTCAATTTGGCCCTGGTCTGTAGGTTTCTAAACCCTCATTGTGACCCTGGTCTGTAGGTTTCATGGTATGAGCAGGCTCATGATTACAGGTGAATAGGTAAAATGCTAGACCTTTTGTGAGCAAGACTACCTCAACTTCATTTGCAACTAAGTGCCTGTTTAATTGtgtctgtatgcatgtgtgtgtttgtatgcgagTGTGAGATCTTCACAGGCCGATGGTGTAGGATCGTCCTGCTGGGTTGTGGATAGCGGAGCATGAGGGCTCTGTCACGGCCCATTCGTACCACACCTTCTTCCCYTTGTTACATCTCCAGAACCTCACCACGACGTCATCATCCTTCGTCACAGGGATCGGTTGCTGCAggtgggagagggaaggaaaagagtAAATACACTACATTCTTTTGGGtaataaaatgtgctaaatgtaaAGACACATTTTACATGACTGTATGACAGTCAACTTACTTTGAGAGGGAAGAGGATGGGGAACCAGGAGAACATTCCAGGAGAGTGGGTCTCTGGCTTGATACCTTGACCAAACAGATGCACACATTGATGTTAATGATATCAAAACACCTTAAAACCTCATCATATAATCGTCGTCCCCACTCTTACTACTTACTGAGTGTGACATCTCCGTAGAGTGTGGTCTCGAAGTATCCAGCAAAGCCATGCAGCACTGTGTTACACCCCACAGAGAATCTGAGGCACTGATACCGGTTGTTGTTCATAtctgaaggaaaggagagaagcgCATTTAGTACATATCTTATGTGTGATCATTAACCGCACCCTTACATGGAAGCATTAGCCATGTAAGGGTGTttgacgtgtgtgtatgtgtgttacctGTGGTAGGGTGAATGAAGGTGAAGCAGGCCTTGGGCTCAGCCAGCTGGTGGAAGTTGTGGAGTCGGACTACGTAGGGGGTCTCAAAGTGGCACTCGGGGTCCTTGTCCCGCTCCCTGCACCCCCGGACCTCATTATACAgcttggaggaagagaggggggccAGGAAGGATGTGTAGGAACAGGGGATGCTCACACCACCATCTGAGAGGAACAAGAGATTGGGAACACGTTTAAGATGAAAGGGTAGAGGTGGTTGAGGCAAAAATAAATGGGCATTGAAAGAAAATTACCATGATATGTACAGAGCTCTATCACATAATAAAGATTTCAATCAGTGATGAGCAACATTTCAATATCAACGAGTTGCAAATGACTGCAATTAGAGTGACTTCCCCCCCTACCTTTGAGAAAGTTCTGTGCTCCATCTAAACACTCTGGGGACAGCTCATTGTCCCCGAAGGACCCGAGCAGCTCGCTGACGATGATGTCTGCCTTCTCAGGTGCCGCCCACTCCCTCATGTCACATGACACTACGGTCACCTGATCGCCCCACTCCTCAAACTTCCAGTTCTCAAGCCTGGGAGTGTGTGACAGGATCAGTACAGGGAATTTTTAGGAGCTCAGTGGAGATTAATGTTGCCAACCTCACATTTTTATCTGGATTTATTTATCTGCCAGAGAGTATTAAAGCTATCCGCCAAAATTACTCCTAATGCCCGAAWAAAAAAAAAATGGAGGACTTCAATTATCTTCTGGAATGAGTTTAGCCTGTGCTGGCAAATCTTTTGGAGGTCAGGGTTCAAAATGAGAAAAGGTTCCACTCACGTGACGACAGCGTTGGGGTTCTTCTCCACGGCGTAGATACGGAGCTTTCTGTCAGCCTGCTTGGCGGCCCGCAGGGAGGCGTTGACCAAAGGACCTCTCCCAGCACCCAGCACCATCAACACCCTGGGGTTACAGAGAATACATACGGTTACCCACCAGATACAGAGGGGGAAGGTGATTGTCAGGAGAATAGATACTCATtaacagaggacagacagtgaggtgTTGGAGCTACTCACTGTGTATTGGTCTCCTTCTGCTCCTCCGGGACTCTGTCCATCAAACACTTATACACAGCCTGCAGAAAGATCAGGAGAACCCAATCGGTACTTAATGATATTACTGTGTTAAACCCTACCAGCCACATCACTAATACTGTTAGTGTATTATACTGTGAGAACATGCATGTCAAAGGCTCCTTACCTGCTGGTACTGGGAGTATTTGATGGGATCCTTCTCAAACACTTCATATGTCTGAGACTCCAGATTGTCCATGAGGGGCTAATGGGAAGAAAACAGATAGAGACATAAAGAATCCAATGCATACAGACAATAGGTATGCCTATTTACAAActtaacaaacacacacctgaaGAGGAGACTGTAGGTAATCCTCGTAACCCTTAGCGAACAGTTCATAGGCATTGGGGGCAGGGCGGTTCTGGTTGAGGTATTCAAGGTACTGCAAGTAAGACCGGAAGTCCTTCTCACTGTGACGACTGGTGCCAGTGAAGATGAACTGGGCCTCAAGCTGGGAAAACAAGGAAATGttttgcaaaatacattttcaagaacAGAAGACAGACTGAAGATAAAACGGTTGTAGTTGCTATAACAATTGCCATACAGCCTAGCATTTACAGTACCTTGAATAGACGGAAGATGATTTGCTGGTGGGCTTTTGAAAGGACTGGGAACCCTTTCTTATTGGTCAGAAAGATCCTGGTGGGAAGAATAGCTGCTTTAATTGGCTCTCCAAGCCACTTGTCGATCACAGCGTTGGTGGGCATGTTTGCTCCAACCTCAATGGCTTCAGGGAAAGGAAGGGAAGACAGGTCAGTATCAATTGTGACCAAAACAATTCCTTATCAGTTTGTTAACACTCTAACCATGTTTCCCTGTCCTGCTTCCTTACCTAAACAGATTCTCTTGTTGTAGTCACAAAGAGTTCTGAATGAATGCCACCtgaaaaattaaaaacaaaaactacATTTTTACAAAAAGCAAAAATACAAGGCTGAAAACCTTGATGCCTTAGCCATGTGGCCCTAGCTGTGACGGCAGACCCACCAGGCCCAGGTCTTCTCGTCATTACTGCCATCATCTGTGTGTTTCGTTTGCTCATTCTCGATGATGTCATCACGCATATCATCAGAGGAAATCAGGGGGACCCGGATCCAGAACTGATATGACACAATCCACAGTTTCTTAGTTGTAGGTTTTATAACTTCAATTTTAAGTTCACTGAAATACCATGAAATTGCCAGTCACAACACAAGCCAAGGATTAAGAATGCGTTATAGTTCTTATATGGTACAAATAGATAACTCTTGACTGCTGTAGCTACCATGCAGGAATGGTGTCCAGTCTGGATGTGGTTGAGCAGCACGCGGGCCAGGTTGGCACAGTGAGGGCCCTTCAGAGGGATCATAAAGGCTGGCAGACCCAGATACGCTGAGAAGTTCAGCTCCTGGACCAGGGCCTGAGACATGACAGAGGGATGAAAGGAGAGCACCAATTCAACCTGTGGCAAAGATGTTTCAAATGGTCTGCTTGAGTGGACAAAGGAGGCCATGGTGTATTCACTAAAATTCAAACGGAACCCAACAGAACAaaatggggagggacctacctgaatttgtacaATAGAAACAGTCATTTTCATAGCGAAACGTCCTCCATTGCAAAGCGGTTTGCTACTTTTTGTTACGGTGTGAATACGTCTTTTCATGATGTCCAACTCACCGCTTCTGAATTCCTGCGCTCCGTCTCCACCTCTGAGTCTGTCTCGATCCATGAAGAAAGCTTTCCAACAACCAGAGTGTTCCAGTCTGGGTAAGGAAGAATTGTAATTCAATATCCTGATACTTAATAAAAAATTTGATTAGATAGTTATGTAAGTAGATGCTCCTGTGCTCAGTGGAACTTGAGAATGAGAATGTAGTGTCTAGTTTCTACCATTGAGGCCAGTATAAATACAGGTTGCCTCTGACCTCACCTCGCCCACAGAGTAGCAGGTCCGAGCGTGTATGTGCTCCAGATCGGACTTTGGCTGGATCCAACTCAAACTCCCTCCTGAACCTCGGGTGGAAGAGAGGCATGCACAAGAAGTCAAACCTGAAAGAGAAGGGACAGATGGGACACTAGTTGAGTTGTCGATGatctacagtccctggttctaaTCSaggctgaatcacatccggtcgtgattgggagtcatatagggcggcgcacaactgtcccagcgtcgtccgggtttggtcgYggaaggccgtcattgtaaataagaatttgttcttaactgacttgcttagttaaataaaggttaaattaYaaaaaacattttaaatgtcaacttgtCTGATGCTCTTGCAAAGTTAATTGTACGAAAATTACTTTACAAacgtagttaacatttaattggaTAATACATTCAAGTAACGTAAAGGATCTACAGTAGCCAACGTTATTTAATTGGATAATACATTCAAGTAACGTAATGGATCTACAGTCAAATGTATTCTCAACAGATCATATTGAGGTAGTGGCCAGGAGGAACATTTCTTAGCCATTTTGATAGTGCACGTGCTAATATTTCACCGGCAAATGAACCTAGCTAGTTTGCCGTTACTGCCGCgctaaaatagctagctagttagctggctacatCACGTGTAGAAATGAAGCCAAATGGTAGATAGGGATAGCCTACTCGTCTCCAGTATTTGACTGCTTGAGCGAAGCAGTTTACTTACCCAAGTTTAGCGACCGCTGCAAGCGTGTCAGCAACCTCGGGCACACAATTCAAATCTCTCCCGCAAGACACCCTGCCCCCTGTACTGTGGGACGCCATCATTAACCGAGTGAATGGGGAAGAAGGGAGTTGCAATTAGAATCGGGGAAACTGACGCCATTTTGGCTCTAGTCAAGCGTATGCTGTCATAGCGTGGATATGGAGCGCAGAATCAAAATGACTTCCCTCTGAATGCAGTTTCACGCGTTTCAACAACTGTCGCGACACTTGCACGTCCAGCGAGAATATGGTAGTTTGGGGTCACGTCATAGAGACGTTTGTCAGAGATGTTTGAAAAACCATTGGGATCATATTTGGTCACACCCAGACAACGTAAGTAAGTATCTAGCTGCAGAATTTTTGGGGTGGTTGTTAATTAGATTCGTCCCGCAGTTCTtgattttcttgtttattttatttatatataaaaaatatattggctatataaatcacattttcagtgatgttaagtactttagtaaaaatactttaaagtgctatttaagtatttattttgggtatctgtactttactatatatatttttgactacttttatttCACTGCACTACTTAAGAAAATATAGTACTTTTtaccccatacattttccttgacacccaaaggtactcttacattttgaatgctaagcaggacaagaaaatagtcaaattcacgcacttatcaaccgaacatccctggtcatccttactgcctctgatctggcagactcaataaACTAACTTACTAAGAAATGCTAATATAGGTTCCATTTGACTTCCATTAGATTTATGACACAACTGCTGAAAAGtttgcatttgaaacagtggccaggtaaataAAACCGAAGCGTTGCTGTGATACCAGGGGGCTATTCAATACACCGATTCTGTTTcaaaacggaagcaaacaaaatggggcgggacctacctgaatttgtccaatagtaACTCTCATTTTTCTTTGTTCACTTcagtttggttcttaaacggtgaACGATTTCCGTAATGAATATGCCCGTGggccatagactgcttacagagtAAGAAAACcattatgtatttttgtaatttgaGTGATCTATCCCTTTAAAAAATGAATCACAgaatagcaggaacagcaccatctagtggtcagaacctagTAATATCAGGATGTGGGATGGTACATAAACCCAACAACTTCAATGCC containing:
- the LOC111956635 gene encoding protein arginine N-methyltransferase 5, encoding MMASHSTGGRVSCGRDLNCVPEVADTLAAVAKLGFDFLCMPLFHPRFRREFELDPAKVRSGAHTRSDLLLCGRDWNTLVVGKLSSWIETDSEVETERRNSEAALVQELNFSAYLGLPAFMIPLKGPHCANLARVLLNHIQTGHHSCMFWIRVPLISSDDMRDDIIENEQTKHTDDGSNDEKTWAWWHSFRTLCDYNKRICLAIEVGANMPTNAVIDKWLGEPIKAAILPTRIFLTNKKGFPVLSKAHQQIIFRLFKLEAQFIFTGTSRHSEKDFRSYLQYLEYLNQNRPAPNAYELFAKGYEDYLQSPLQPLMDNLESQTYEVFEKDPIKYSQYQQAVYKCLMDRVPEEQKETNTQVLMVLGAGRGPLVNASLRAAKQADRKLRIYAVEKNPNAVVTLENWKFEEWGDQVTVVSCDMREWAAPEKADIIVSELLGSFGDNELSPECLDGAQNFLKDGGVSIPCSYTSFLAPLSSSKLYNEVRGCRERDKDPECHFETPYVVRLHNFHQLAEPKACFTFIHPTTDMNNNRYQCLRFSVGCNTVLHGFAGYFETTLYGDVTLSIKPETHSPGMFSWFPILFPLKQPIPVTKDDDVVVRFWRCNKGKKVWYEWAVTEPSCSAIHNPAGRSYTIGL